The DNA segment CAGTTATATAGATGCCCTCTCAAAGGAAATAAGCATGGTTAATCAGGAGCTTCAGGTTCTGCCAAACTTTAGTGTTGCGGAAAATATTATGCTTGATAAGATGATTACCTTCAGAAAAACTCCCATATTAAATTGGAAAGAAATAAACCTGGTTGCTAAAAAATATCTTGATATGATAGACCTGGATGTTCCTCCTACAAAACTAATCGGTGAATTAAGTGTCGCACAGAAACAAATGATAGATATTGCCAAATCTCTGGCTTCCAAATCAAAAATACTTCTTCTTGATGAACCGACTTCTGCTATTTCTGAAACAGAAGCTGAAAAACTATTTGAAATTCTTAGAAATTTAAAGAAAAAAGGAATAATCATTCTTTTTGTTACACATAAACTGGAAGAAGTTTTTAAAATATGCGATAAGGTAACTGTTCTGAGAGACGGAAAAAAAATCGATACAAAAATGATAAATGATGTAGAGAAACAGGACCTGGTAAAAATGATGATAGGCAGAAAAGAAAAGATAGAATCTTTCCGAAATAATAACATGGATAAAAGCACTTTAGTTATGGAAGTAAAAAATATCGTCAAGCAAAAAAAATGTGAAGATGTAAGCTTTAAGCTTTATAAAGGTGAGATTCTGGGATTTTACGGACTTGTGGGTTCAGGAAGGACTGAGCTTGCGCGCCTGATAATAGGCGAAGACAAAAAACAGAGCGGAGATATTTTCATAAACGGCAAAAAAATTAAAGTTAGATCCATAGCAGACGGTCTTTACAAATACCGGATCGGTTACGTAACTGAAAACAGAAAAGAGGAAGGTCTGCTCTTAAACAGTACAATACTTAATAATATAGGTATAACTATATGGCCGAAAATTGCAGGAAAGATATTAAGATTTATAAGTATTCAGAAAGAAAGAAAACATGCAAAAAAAATGGTGCAGCAGCTGGATATAAAAGCAACCAGCATTAACCAGCTTGTTCAGAAGCTAAGCGGTGGCAATCAGCAAAAAGTAAGCATAGCCAAATGGCTGGGAGCAGATTGCAACATCATTATTTTCGACGAACCTACTATAGGGGTTGATATAGGAGCAAAGGAATATATACATAAACTAATTTTCAATTTGGCAAATATTGAAGGAAAATCCATAATACTTATTTCTTCCGATATGCCTGAAATAATAAAGCTTGCAAACAGGATATATGTTTTCAGAGATAAAAAGATCGTTGGAGAAATTGAAGAAGTAAATAAAGATGAAGATAGTTACAATATCGTAAGTAAAGAACTGGGAAATTACTATACATAAAAATGAGTTATGGTTATACAGGTAAAATTTTAAGAATCAATTTATCAGAACGGAATTTTTCAGTAGAAAAACCGGATGATAAATTTTACAGAAAGTATTTTGGCGGCTCATGCATGGGCGCTTATTTCATTTTAAAAGAATTAAATCCTCTGGCTGACCCTTTCTCTTCAGATAATCTGCTGATTTTCTCAACTTCGCCAATAACCGGGATTGACTGCTCTGGAACAGCCATGCATAATGTTATTACCAAATCCCCTTTAACCGGCCTTATTGCCGAAAGTACGACACCGGGATACTTCGGTCCTATGATTAAAAGAGCCGGATTTGATGCAATAATCATTAAAGGAAAAGCAACGGAACCGGTTTACCTTTTAATTGAAAATAGCAATATAAAAATTTTAAAAGCCAATGATCTATGGGGAAAAACAACTTCCCATGCATATGGCAGTTTGAGAAAAAAACACGGAAAGGAAGGAAGCATTGCCGTTATAGGACCAGCAGGAGAAAATCTTGTAAGGTATGCTTCCATCGTAAATGATAATCTTTTTATAAGTTCACGTTGCGGCACCGGAGCAGTAATGGGATCCAAAAATCTTAAAGCCATTTTTGTAAAGGGAAACAATGATATAGCTATTTTTGATGATAAGAGCCTTAAAAAAATTTCAGCACATTTTAAGAAAAATTTTCTTGATAATCCTCTTAATAAAGCACAGTACGGCCCGGCAGGCAATGCAGGGTATCTTAAAAAAATGTCTGATGAAGGTATGCTTTCAGCGAAAAACTTTCATTTCACCCACTTTAAATATTCTTCCGATATAGATGGATTTTCACTTATTAAAAATCAAAAAACAGACAATATAAACTGTTTTAACTGTCTTGGCGGCTGTAAAAAAAATGTACCGGGATTTAAGAATAAAGGTTTAAATACTTCCTTTGGACTTATAGAGCTTGAAAGCCTTTCTTCATCAGTTTACAACCTTTTAATAAAAGAACCTGAGGCGGCATTAAAAATATGGGAATTAATATGTGAATATGGTTTGGATGGAACTTCGCTCGGGATTACGCTGGGATTTGCTATTGAATGCTTTGACAACGGCCTTATTACTAAGCAGGATACCGGGGGCATAAACCTAAAATGGGGTGACTGTGATTCAGTAATTGAATTAATCTGCCTGATAGCAAATAAAAAAGGTATAGGGGAAATATTATCACAAGGAACCAGGATTGCCTCAGAAAATATAAAAGGTTCTAAAGAATTTGCCATGCATGTCAAAGGCCTGGAAATACCCAGCCATGATCCTAGGACAAAACAGATGCTCGGATTAGGCTATGCTGTATCTCCCATAGGGCCATATTATACAGTGGTCGAGCATGATACTGATTTTGATTTCAAAGCCGATCAGTTGTTCATGGACAAAGTCGCTCCTTTAACGATTTATGAAAGACTGGAAGCTGAAAGTCTTTCAGACCAGAAAGTAAGAATGTTTTACTTCCTGCAGCCTGCTTTTTCCATGATGGATGCTTTGTGCGGCTGCATCTTTGCATTTTCCCCTGTCAGATTCTTCGATTTCAGCTACCTTGTCAGCATAGTGGACGCAGCTACAGGATGGGAAAGCTCCTTGTTTGAATTATTTAAATTAGGAGAAAAAAGAATAGGCATGTATAAGCTTTTTGCACAGAAAGTCGGAATTGATTCAGAAGACGATGTTTTGCCTGAAAGATTTTTCCGGCCTAT comes from the Actinomycetota bacterium genome and includes:
- a CDS encoding sugar ABC transporter ATP-binding protein → MLTISNISKSFPGVRALDDVSVEFISGEIHALLGENGAGKSTLMKIIGGVYKPDTGKMFFDEKELVLSSYIDALSKEISMVNQELQVLPNFSVAENIMLDKMITFRKTPILNWKEINLVAKKYLDMIDLDVPPTKLIGELSVAQKQMIDIAKSLASKSKILLLDEPTSAISETEAEKLFEILRNLKKKGIIILFVTHKLEEVFKICDKVTVLRDGKKIDTKMINDVEKQDLVKMMIGRKEKIESFRNNNMDKSTLVMEVKNIVKQKKCEDVSFKLYKGEILGFYGLVGSGRTELARLIIGEDKKQSGDIFINGKKIKVRSIADGLYKYRIGYVTENRKEEGLLLNSTILNNIGITIWPKIAGKILRFISIQKERKHAKKMVQQLDIKATSINQLVQKLSGGNQQKVSIAKWLGADCNIIIFDEPTIGVDIGAKEYIHKLIFNLANIEGKSIILISSDMPEIIKLANRIYVFRDKKIVGEIEEVNKDEDSYNIVSKELGNYYT